The genomic stretch TTCTATTTTTGAACACATGTGATAAAAGAAACCTGAGTTCATGACCTAAATATATTCAGTCTCCAAACTTAACACTACTAGTGCACCAGCACTCTCATAAGTATTCTCATTTAAGGTGGTTGCAATGGGAACATAATCATTTCCCTCTCTTTTGGTACAATACCTCATGAAGTTACCATTGTGTTTTACAAGTAAGGCATTTTAACCTTGACTTGACATACCTCTTCAATATGGATATCCCTATACACTCACTTCATCCTCTTAAGACACTTAAGTCTTCACCACTATCATCAATATTCAAATCTTACACCTTTGAAAATGTGGTTCTATATGCTTACAGGTATAAAGACTGCAACAACATGCTAACTTGATTTTGGTGTTGACAACGCTCTTAAGAGGAGTCTTCATCAGTCTTATTGTTTAAGGATATGATTGTTAAAGTAATGATGTTTGATGTGTTTTGTCAAGTGATGGTGTTTGACAAGTTGTTATTAGTCTTATTATTCAAGGATATGATTGTTCAAGTGATGGTGCTATGTGTTTTCTCAAGTGATGATGCTTGACAAGTTGTTTATCAAGTGATGATACTTGGTACTTTATTCAAGTGATGGTGGTTAAACAAGATAGTTGATCAATCTATCCTCCTGAATCAAGCTATACATTTTTAAGTCAACATTGCAATCCAACAAATCTCAATGAAGACTTAGGTTTCAAGGATCATCAGTAATATACCTTTTCAAAATGTCATATGATGGTAATCAACATGAAGATATCTCAAGCCTCGTCAAGAAGATTCAAGGTTCATGTGTGATGCTAAATTCAAAGATAATGATGGCAATACATGAAGTTTCATAATGTGAAAGAAAGGaagtttgaattttttttctaaGTGATCAGTGTCTTGTAAACACACAAGGACATTTCTAAAAATATTGTGGCTAAACCACACTCACATACTAAAAACATTGAGAAGTATttcatttttgaattaaaaatacCAAGATTAAGTTTGTGGGACCTAACTAGTTGATTATGGTGTGTCTGCTTGATTGGGAAAACTTTTTTAAATTCTCAAATTGATTAGATTATATGCCTAGTCTATTAGATGATGCATAATCGAGTCTATAATCGATTATGACATAATCTTAATGATTGGTAACAACTATATATCAAAACCTTCTTTTTTGGCCTAATTGATTAGGTGAATTAAAGAGTCCACGGGTTATTTCCAAATTTATATCACGccttggcctataaatagagagtTTCTCTATCACTTTTTCACATCCAGAAAACATGAAAATCTCACTTTTCATTTTACTCATCACCTCTCTAAATCTCTAACATTTTCCACATATTTTAGACATAGTGCTTTAAGAGGACTCTAGAGTCTATTGAAGAATATTTTTGGGGGGAAGACAAAATTATAAATCTACCAAGAGTAGATTTTTCTCTTGAGTAAATAATTCTTCCTTAGATAGTTATTATTTTGGTTAGGAGCTAAGCCATTTAAAGTACTCTTGTTTATATTTGGGGATTAGTCTTAGTCTTTGTTTGGTTCATGAGCTCCATCATTGAAGAAAAATCTCTCTTTTAGTTCGTGAAGATCAGGTAGTAAAAATCTCCACACCGGTTCTTGAGTCCAACCCGATTAAAAGCTCTATCAGCTCGAGATCAACCTAGTGTTAAATCTTACTTTGTTTTTGTATTCATATTGGTATAAAAGTTCAGTAGGTTCGAGATCATCCAAGTATAAATATCAATTCGTTTTGGAGGATAGCCAATTCAAAAATCTACCTCGGTATGTGGTCAGCCTGTGTAAAACCTCGGTTCAATTTGAAGGATGGTCAACTCAAAACTCCATCTTGGTTCAAAATCATCCTACGCAAAAATTTAGTTTTGTGTGAAGACTAACCACTTTAAGCCAAGTTCGTTGTTTGGTTAGAAGTTAGCATGGACATTcatttccttgtataagggggtttGTGGGCATAACCTACTAAAATCTCTCAAGCATAGTGGATACTCTTAGGATCAATTCTCGGGGACATTATTAGGTCTTCTTGGTCGAACTTGTAGAATTCTCCAGTGTAATTTATGTTCCCTTATCTcctttattttcaataattttCTTTACTTTGAATTTTAATTGCATACTTATTCAAacatttttttataaaatattttcaaactcTGATTTCTCAAATGATTTTGTTTTAAATAATTGATTTTAAAACCTCTAAAATTCACCCCCTCCTCCCGCGCCTCTTGTGTATGGATTCATATGTTCGATAGAAAATTTCTTGGATCTTATTGTCTTCTAGACTTCATCCAAAGTAATAGTATCTTCCTTACCACAAAGAAGGACATCCTTGAACTACTTTAATGATCAGGATAGTTATCTAAACAAGAATACAACATTATCCTAATCATTAATCTTCACCTTAATATTCTCCATATGATCTTTGATCTTGTAAAATTCTTTCAACTGTTTCACTATGGATGTGTTATCTACTACTCAATATCCAAAGAATTAGTAGAGTTATTGTTCACACACAACCAATGATCTAAAGAATTGAGCATATACAATGATTCAAGTTTTTACCACATCGAAGTAGTATTCTTCCCCATTGAGATTTCTCTTAGAACTTTATTCTTAAGGCACAAGATAATGTCACTCCTGACCTTATCCACCATCTCGCTCTTCTCTGCTAATGTTTGACGTGCAGACATCTATGTCTCTCCCATCAATAATTCAATACACTTCTTTTGAGTTATGATTGTTTGCATATTTATTTTCCACAACACAAAATTGTTGTCTCTGAAAAACTTTTTGATATGTCATTTAAAATCCACGGAGTTCACTTGTAAATAAAATCCCTTTGCACGATGGATGTCATTTACTGTGAAAACTCTAACAATTCTAGTGAACATTTTGATAGCTTCAAAGACACCAAACAATTTGATGTGTGTGGACAAAGAACAATTGAAACCAAAATCTATGACCTCAAGCAACACATTAACATTTTAATAGTGAATGCAAATATACAATAAGTCGGAAGAAGGTAAAAGACAAGAACACAAATAAATTTATTTACTTAGTTCAATCAAACTGATCTACTTTAGGGGAAGATAGAAACTATTTGATTAACTTTACTTCCAAAATTTGTTACAAGAGATTACAAGAGTCATAAGAAAATAGTCACCTAAGTTTCAATAACAACCTCTATTTTCTATCAAAGTGTTTCTTAATCTCtttaactatatatatatatatatatatatatatatatatataatatatatatatatatatatatatatatatatatatatatatatatatatatatgaatcaCACAAGTCTAAGGTGTGTAGAATTGTTTCTCGATCTCCTTATATACCCTCAAAGGTTTCTCAAATTCCAAGAACACAATCGTACAAATTTCTACCTTTGTCTCTCTAAATTTTTCCTAGGAATATCACCTCCTACATCTGCCTTTCAGACTATACTATGAAGGTTTTGAAGATAAAAATGCTAGAGATACATATTTATAACGGTTGAAATCCAATAGTCATTAACAAACCCAAAACACGAATCATTAACGAACAAATCAACAAACTGAAAAAACCAAAAACGATACACATGAACTGACTGAAACATACAAAATACCTGAAAGACAAGAACTACCCTGCCAGACCCGACCTATTGTCGCCCGATCCTCTGTTGCCGCTGACCCGCCACCTCTCCCACCCGCCAGAACGCCCTCGTGGCTTTGGCTTCTTCTGTCAATATTCTTAATGCTTTTGTGCTTTCTAATTTTTCGTGGTCACTCAAAGTTGTAAAACATACTTcagaatttttttaaaaaaaaattgtcaTATATGAGAGTAGAACACATGATACACGGTTGaatgaaatatatatttttagAGATCAAATCTTTGGTTCAATTTAATAAAATCAATAATAGTGTGGTTGGACCAATAATATAATACTCATATCGAGTTGATTACCGAACCATATTTAATATTGCATTTCCCAGTCTAGAACTCCACTATCAAACATGTAATGTAATGTTGGTTTGTATTGGTATATCTGATCATATTTGTCGTAAAAATAGTATTGTTAAAACTCTTGGCTCCCTTAATCATATTATAATTTTGCTTATCCAAAAAGTGATAGCAATCCATATATCACGGATAATAATTGGCTGTAGAAAGTTTGTGTTAATAAATTACATGCTCTAAAACTTCATGGGTGATCCGTTGATTAAGCAAGAACGAGACAAAGTCTATGTAATCTACACCCTTTGTTTCCAACTTCTTAAACATCTCATTCAGATTAAATATCCTATTATCCTAACTATTCCCCATCCAATATCAATTCATTCATTAATTCAATTCATTCATCAACAAAGTTAATCAACAATGGCAGACAGAACTGAGATTGAACGTGTATTCAAACGTTTCGACGTGAACGGCGACGGCAAGATCTCTTTATCTGAGTTTTCTGATGCTCTCAAAGTGTTAGGGTTAACCTCACAGGATGAAGTTCAGCGTCGAATGGCAGAGATTGATAAAGATGGTGATGGCTTTATTACACTTGAAGAGTTGGCTGAATTTCAAGGCTCTCATCCTAACTTGATGGTCGATATCATGAAGAAACTCTAGACTTTTTGGTTCATGttatcattattattatcattattataaatcattcttcttcttttcataaaaaaattaaaGTGAAGAGATGATGTTAGGGTAAATCATCCTGCTTTAATTTGTTGTTTATCATGttttttaataataaattttAGAATTATTTACTTGTCCTATTTATTTTGCTTACAAACCGAGCCAATTGATTTGTACAAGTTCTATTTAAAATTGTTAATTATTAATGGTTTAAAGAGGTAGAAGATATAAAGTTGGTTTAATGACTAAAGtagaagaattatgatgtgaagTGAGTATAATGTTAACAGTTACTAATAATATTAATATTGGTTGTTATAAAAAAATTGGTTAAATAGTTTGCTACATTTTCCCAAAAcatattttttgttttttgaaTGGGGAGGGCAAAGCCCAAACAAACAAATACACCTGATCAATACCACTACTATTTTCTAAGGGCAGATTATACAAAAAAGTTATGAAAGTTGTTTGATTCTCTTGGACCTCCTTGAAGGCTTAAGTTATCCTTTGTTAAAGAGTCTGCACATAGGTTTGTTGTGCTATGGACTTTCACCACTTTGAATTTCGTAATTTCTTCCATATAAGTCTTGATTTTGCGTAATAAATGCGATCCTTGAGTCCTACTTGAAATATCTCGAAGAGCGTGAACTTATCAATTTGCAACTTCACTTTGAAAAAGCCTTTGGATTGCGCAAGCTTTATCCCTTCATACACACCCCAAAGTTCGGCGTTAAACACATTCCAGTGTCCAATGTTCTTTGCCAATCCACATATCCAATCTCCATTACGATTCCTTACTATACAACCACATCCAACGACTTTGTTTTTGGCTACCGCACCATCTATATTGAGGCACATCCAATCATGATCCAGTTTCTTCCAACTTGCAGCACTGTTGATCACTCCAGTTTGTTGCACTCGATGTTGTAGACTCATAGTAACATTATAGTTGTGCACCCTATTGCGTATAACATCACTTACGTTGCTTGGATCTATGTGCTCATCTGCATAATTCATAAGGTTCCTCCATTGCCAAAGTTGGTGGCAAACAGTTGCCCAAATACACTGCCAATTTTCTTCATTCTGGCCAAAGTTTCTCTGCATATTCAGCTTCAACCAATCTTCAAACCTGACTTCAAAAAAGAGTTGTCTCTCATTATTGTTCAGCAGGGACATCCAGATAAGTTTTGTATTCTCACAGTCTCTCATTACATGAATGTTTGTGTAGACTTGCCTCTCATTCTCAGTATGCCCCCAAATAAAGCTTCTCTGAATTTTGTGGATCTCTTTAAGACAAGTGAGGGGCATCTTGTTACTCATCAATGCATAAGTTGGAAGTGCCTCTATAATAGATTTTGCCAAGGTGGCTCTCCCAACAAAGGATAATTGTTTTCCTTTCCAGTTAGCAAGCCTGGATCTCACCTTCTCTATGAGATCATGGTAATTCTTTACTTTGGGACTTTGTCCGATCAGTGGGACCCCTAGGTACATACCAAGTTCTTTAACCTCTTTCAAACCCTAAGCTTACACAATCTCTCTTCTTAGGTGCTAAAGAGTATTTTGGGAAACCATAATATTAGATTTCTCAATACTTACTTGTTATCCCGATGCTTCGCAAAACTTCTGCAGAACATTCATAATATTGGTGAACCGTTGTTTCGTAGCCTTTCCACAGAGAAGAAGGTCATCCGCAAACATTAGATGCGAAATTCTAGGTCCTCGCCTGCCTGCTTGCATTCCTTCCCACTTCTTGTTGTCCACTACATCCATTATCATGTGGGATAACATATCAATACTGAGAACAAAAAGGTATGGGGAGATTGGGTCCCCTTGGCGTAATCCTTTATTTAACTTAAAGTAATCTCCCTTCTGCTCATTCCAAAGCACCATCATGCTAACTAAGTTAACAACAAACATAATTATGCTCGTGAGATGTTGAGGGATGTACAACTACTTGAGAACTCATTCCACAAATTTCCAGTTTAACATATCGTAAGCCTTAGCAAGGTCCACTTTAATAGCAAAGAATCCTTTCTTTCCTTTTAACTTATTCATGCTATGAAGTAACTCTTGAGTCACCACTATGTTTTCTTGAATATTCCTTTTAGGTGTAAAACCTGTTTGGTTTGGGGACACCATATTATTCATGCACTTCTTCAATATGTTGACAATGATTTTACTCAGAACCTTGTAGATGACATTGCACAGAGCTATGGGCCGAAATTGAGTAACCTTCTCTGGATTTTGTAACGTTTGGAATGATACATATCAGTTAAGTTAACCTCTTCGATGTTGTTAGGGTTGGTCCATAACTGTTGAATGAAATGCCCTACACTTGTGCCAACCACATTCCAGGAGCTTTGAAAGAATCCCGCAGGGTACCCATCAGGTCCAAGAGACTTCCAAGGAGCCATACCAAAAACAACTTTCCTTATTTCCTCCTCTTTTAAGTCTTCCTCAAGGGTCATAATCACAACTGCCTCTATGGGACGGAAGGTATGAACTGTTTGAACTCATTCGTTGAACTCATTCATTGACCTCCACTTCAGTAGTATATAACTCATTCATTGCCTCTATTGGCGTTTGAACAAATTTTTAATTTCCTTCGCATCTTCAATCTAGACTCCTTGTTCTTCTTTATTTTAGGGATAATTTTCCATCGCCTCCTCTGAATCGCTTTGACATGATAAAACTGTGTGTTCCTGTCTCCATCCGCTAGCCATGCATGTTTAGATTGTTGAAACCACATTTGTTCTTCTTGGAGCACAATTCTAGCTAAATCTTGTTGCAGTGTTTTTTCCAGATCAAATATTCCTTCATGTCCTCTACCTTCCTGAATCGTTTTCTGAATACCTTTCAACCCGCCCTTAAGCCTCTTCTTATCTTTTTGAACACTTAGGATTGTGTGCATATTCCAAGTAACTGCTTATTTTTGAAGTTCCTCTAAATTCCCATTTAAGTTAATATTTATGTCCCCAAGCTTTTGGAATCACGTCGTGATAAGTCTCCTCGAGAACCCAAACACTCTCGAAATTAAAGAAATTCTAGAAATTTCTACCAGTGTCATCCCTTAGAGAGAGAATAATAGGATGATGGTTAGAGAATTCAGGACGAGTAAGAACCTGGACGCCAACATTTGGGAACTGAAGTCTCCACAACTCGTTTCCCAGAACTCTATCAAGCTCTTCATATATTCTGCCTGCCCCATGACTAATAGGACCTCTCCATGTATACTTATACCCAGTATACCCTAGATCCATGAGGTTACAACCATTGATTCTTTCTTGAAACTTAGCACATTTCCTAGCTGGCAGAATGTTTCGCCCTCTCTTTTCTGCACTACCCAAAATATCATTGAAGTCCCCTCCAACAACCCATCCATTATCTACACTATCTACTATAATTTGCAATTCTTGCCACAATTCTCTTCTGTCTTCTTCCTTAAGGCTAGCATATACCTCTATAAGCTTCCACTCAGCCTCATCCCCAATGTTGATTTTTGCATGTATGAATTGCAAGTGTTTTCTGAGAATTGTCAGCCTCATTTTACTCTTATTCCAACCCATTCCAATTCCACCCACAAAACATCTAACCTTTGTGAATTT from Lathyrus oleraceus cultivar Zhongwan6 chromosome 7, CAAS_Psat_ZW6_1.0, whole genome shotgun sequence encodes the following:
- the LOC127106924 gene encoding polcalcin Cyn d 7 — encoded protein: MADRTEIERVFKRFDVNGDGKISLSEFSDALKVLGLTSQDEVQRRMAEIDKDGDGFITLEELAEFQGSHPNLMVDIMKKL